In the Gossypium raimondii isolate GPD5lz chromosome 9, ASM2569854v1, whole genome shotgun sequence genome, one interval contains:
- the LOC105798435 gene encoding chaperonin 60 subunit beta 2, chloroplastic, which translates to MASTFTTMSSVGSFVAPNGLVMDKKLSSSSNRLPSLASISSSSFLSRRNVVIRRSRLPKISAAKELHFNKDGSAIKKLQTGVNNLANLVGVTLGPKGRNVILESKYYC; encoded by the exons ATGGCATCCACTTTCACAACCATGTCATCAGTTGGCTCATTCGTTGCACCTAATGGTCTGGTCATGGATAAGAAGCTTTCATCTTCTTCCAACAGATTACCATCTTTAGCATCtatttcttcatcttcatttCTTAGTAGACGAAATGTTGTTATTAGAAGATCTCGTCTGCCCAAGATTTCTGCAGCAAAAGAGCTACATTTCAATAAGGATGGGTCAGCCATAAAGAAATTACAA ACTGGTGTGAACAACCTTGCTAATTTGGTTGGAGTCACTCTTGGACCAAAAGGCAGGAATGTCATTCTAGAGAGCAAATATTATTGCTGA